The Verrucomicrobiota bacterium nucleotide sequence CGCGCGCCTGGAGAGCGCGAGTACCTAAACAGTACCGTGGGTTCGAATCCCACTCTCTCCGCCAACCTTTAAGGGGAGACTAGAGAATCAACCGACCTCGGCAGGCGTCCTCGCCCGCAGCAGACTCAACGGGCTGGCACGCATGGAAGACTTCTCCACGCCCGGTCGTAGCGGAAGCGCTGCGGGCAAGGGCGCTCCGCGCTCCTGACGCGTCAGCGCCCGGGCAATTTCATTTCCGCCAGCAGTGCGGCGAAACGCGGATTGGTGCGCAGCGGGTCAAACATGGCATCGATCGGGAGTTCGGTGATGTACCAGGAGCGATCGTTGTCCGTCATTGCCTGGCGCAGCCATTTGAAAGCCTCATCGGGATCTTGCAGCGCCGTGTGAATGACGGCCACTTGATAAGCCGGGAGGTATTCTTGTTTTTGGCTGGCTTCCGACTGGAGCTTTGCCAGCTCGATTCGAGCCTGATTTGTTTTGCCCCAGGCCGCATAGACATGAATTAAGCGGGCGCGGAAAATGAGCGAATCGGGACTGACCTCGATGGCCTTCTTGGCGGCGAACTCGGCTTTCTCGTAGTCTCGTTGCTGCAAGTGGGCGTACGCCAGATTCCAGTACGATTCCGGGTAATTAGGATCGAGCCTCAGCGCGTCCGTTTCATGTTACTAACAGCTAATAGGAATTTGCTTTTCACGGCTGGAGGCGAAGCCTGAACGTTCCGGGT carries:
- a CDS encoding tetratricopeptide repeat protein, with product MRLDPNYPESYWNLAYAHLQQRDYEKAEFAAKKAIEVSPDSLIFRARLIHVYAAWGKTNQARIELAKLQSEASQKQEYLPAYQVAVIHTALQDPDEAFKWLRQAMTDNDRSWYITELPIDAMFDPLRTNPRFAALLAEMKLPGR